From Actinoplanes oblitus, a single genomic window includes:
- the dapD gene encoding 2,3,4,5-tetrahydropyridine-2,6-dicarboxylate N-succinyltransferase, with product MDTAISTSPAWGIGLATVTAEGQVLDAWFPAGFLGLGDEPAEPPVLPAGLTGPKLLPGLSTVEVRATIKSLAEPIADTAEAHLRLHLLSHRLVRPNELNLDGIFGLLANVAWTSAGPCPPDRVDELRFLERAAGRHLAVYGIDKFPRMTDYVAPAGVRIADADRVRLGAHLAPGTTIMQEGFVNFNAGTLGTSMVEGRIVQGVVVGDGSDIGGGSSIMGTLSGGGKQKIRIGERSLLGANAGVGISLGDDCVVEAGTYITASSKVALPDGRVVKAIELSGVNNLLFWRNSVSGALEARPRKGTGIELNSALHAND from the coding sequence GTGGATACCGCGATCTCGACCTCGCCCGCCTGGGGCATCGGCCTCGCCACCGTCACCGCCGAGGGGCAGGTGCTCGACGCCTGGTTCCCGGCCGGATTCCTGGGCCTGGGCGACGAGCCGGCCGAGCCCCCGGTTCTGCCGGCCGGCCTGACCGGCCCGAAACTGCTGCCCGGACTCTCGACCGTCGAGGTCCGCGCCACGATCAAGTCGCTGGCCGAGCCGATCGCCGACACCGCCGAGGCGCACCTGCGGCTGCACCTGCTCTCGCACCGGCTGGTCCGGCCGAACGAGCTGAACCTGGACGGCATCTTCGGCCTGCTGGCGAACGTGGCCTGGACCTCGGCCGGCCCGTGCCCGCCGGACCGGGTCGACGAGCTGCGCTTCCTGGAGCGGGCCGCGGGCCGGCACCTGGCCGTCTACGGCATCGACAAGTTCCCGCGGATGACCGACTACGTCGCGCCGGCCGGCGTCCGGATCGCCGACGCGGACCGGGTCCGGCTGGGCGCCCACCTGGCGCCGGGGACCACGATCATGCAGGAGGGATTCGTCAACTTCAACGCCGGCACGCTGGGCACCTCGATGGTCGAGGGCCGCATCGTGCAGGGCGTGGTGGTCGGCGACGGCTCGGACATCGGCGGCGGTTCGTCGATCATGGGCACCCTCTCCGGCGGCGGCAAGCAGAAGATCCGGATCGGCGAGCGCAGCCTGCTCGGCGCGAACGCCGGTGTCGGCATCTCGCTCGGCGACGACTGCGTGGTCGAGGCGGGCACCTACATCACCGCGTCGTCGAAGGTCGCGCTGCCCGACGGCCGTGTGGTGAAGGCCATCGAGCTGTCCGGTGTGAACAATCTCCTGTTCTGGCGGAACTCGGTGAGCGGCGCCCTGGAGGCCCGCCCCCGCAAGGGCACCGGCATCGAGCTCAACAGCGCCCTGCACGCGAACGACTGA
- a CDS encoding LysR family transcriptional regulator ArgP codes for MVDQVQLETFQAVVEQGSFEAAARVLHVTPSAVSQRIKALERAVGQVLVRRAKPCTATVAGEALIRFAGQVALLEREALAQARGGTRISIVVNADSLNTWFLPVLARVPGATFEIHTDDQDYTADLLRSGTAMAAVTAENVAVQGCRVERLGSMRYLAVAAPGVSFASAPMIVYNRKDQLQHRFLGLLGESPAARPIHYVPAAAAFNEAIRLGLGWGTVPEQNAGPLLASGEYVQMFPDRYLDIPLYWQCWRIESTSLNTLTAAVRTAAASALRL; via the coding sequence ATCGTGGACCAGGTACAGCTGGAGACCTTCCAGGCAGTGGTGGAACAGGGCAGTTTCGAGGCGGCGGCCCGGGTGTTGCACGTCACCCCGTCGGCGGTCAGCCAGCGGATCAAGGCACTCGAACGGGCGGTCGGCCAGGTGCTGGTCCGCCGGGCCAAGCCGTGCACGGCGACGGTGGCCGGTGAGGCGCTGATCCGGTTCGCCGGGCAGGTCGCGTTGCTGGAGCGGGAGGCCCTCGCCCAGGCCCGGGGCGGCACCCGGATCTCGATAGTGGTGAACGCGGACTCGCTGAACACCTGGTTCCTGCCGGTGCTGGCGCGGGTGCCGGGTGCCACCTTCGAGATACACACCGATGACCAGGACTACACCGCCGACCTGCTGCGATCCGGTACCGCGATGGCCGCGGTCACCGCCGAGAACGTCGCCGTCCAGGGATGCCGGGTGGAGCGGCTGGGTTCGATGCGCTACCTTGCCGTCGCCGCGCCCGGAGTGTCCTTCGCGTCGGCGCCGATGATCGTCTACAACCGCAAGGACCAGTTGCAGCACCGGTTCCTCGGCCTGCTGGGGGAGTCACCGGCAGCGCGGCCGATCCACTATGTGCCGGCCGCGGCGGCCTTCAACGAGGCGATCCGGCTCGGCCTGGGCTGGGGCACGGTTCCGGAGCAGAACGCCGGCCCGCTGCTCGCCTCCGGTGAATACGTCCAGATGTTCCCGGACAGGTACCTGGACATCCCGCTCTACTGGCAGTGCTGGCGGATCGAGTCGACGTCACTGAACACGCTGACGGCCGCCGTTCGCACGGCGGCCGCCTCGGCGTTGCGTCTCTGA
- a CDS encoding LysE/ArgO family amino acid transporter: protein MLTSAIAGFVAAAVLIVAIGAQNAFVLRQGLRREHVVPVVLTCALSDLALISAGIAGLGAIIAAQPGLVTAIRWIGAAFLFGYAVLAARRALRPTGSLDPAGKAPATLRATLLTTLALTYLNPHVYLDTVLLLGSVAQQHAHRWLFGLGAAAASFTWFAGLGLGARRLGPLLARPGAWRILDGLIAVVMAVVAATLLLGD from the coding sequence GTGCTCACCTCCGCCATCGCCGGCTTCGTCGCCGCGGCTGTCCTGATCGTCGCCATCGGTGCCCAGAACGCGTTCGTCCTGCGCCAGGGACTGCGCCGGGAACACGTCGTCCCGGTCGTGCTCACCTGCGCGCTCTCCGACCTGGCGCTGATCTCGGCCGGCATCGCCGGCCTCGGCGCGATCATCGCGGCGCAGCCCGGCCTGGTCACCGCGATCCGCTGGATCGGGGCCGCCTTCCTCTTCGGGTACGCCGTGCTCGCCGCCCGCCGCGCGCTACGTCCCACCGGCAGCCTCGACCCGGCCGGCAAGGCACCCGCCACGCTCCGCGCCACCCTGCTCACCACGCTCGCCCTGACGTACCTCAACCCGCACGTCTACCTGGACACCGTGCTGCTGCTCGGCTCGGTCGCCCAGCAGCACGCGCACCGCTGGCTGTTCGGACTGGGCGCGGCGGCGGCCAGCTTCACCTGGTTCGCCGGGCTCGGGCTCGGCGCGCGCCGGCTCGGCCCGCTGCTCGCCCGGCCCGGCGCCTGGCGGATCCTGGACGGCCTGATCGCGGTGGTGATGGCGGTGGTCGCCGCGACACTGCTGCTGGGCGACTGA
- a CDS encoding DNA polymerase III subunit beta family protein: protein MRNIGETARASGLTVSALRYYDGAGVLVPAVVDPVTGYRRYAAEQIRAARLIAGLRRVGMPVAEIARAVRELEHPAAVRKRLDDHLVRLEAGLADARRELLRLHTLLDLEETPMTRVTLSAADLTAALDAVRFAATDPIPDAPFPGGVLFETGDGTLTVVATDRYRLAVATAPATVDGPAARQYLPLAFADQLRRIGSGPLTLEIDPASVRVEHSRLELRTTPLEVDFPDYRRLIGPGGAATRRIAVDPDRLRELVTGAPEVRREHAGADYPVTILAVGPAGELRLATEDEWTAGDDAHVAVNREFLLQAVDAGGSGQLLLDLDGPVHPLTIRSAADDSRFSLLMPVRA from the coding sequence ATGCGGAACATCGGCGAGACGGCCCGGGCCAGCGGCCTGACGGTCAGCGCGCTGCGCTACTACGACGGCGCCGGCGTGCTGGTCCCGGCCGTGGTCGACCCGGTGACCGGCTACCGGCGCTATGCCGCCGAGCAGATCAGGGCGGCTCGGCTGATCGCCGGGCTGCGGCGGGTGGGCATGCCGGTGGCGGAGATCGCCCGGGCCGTGCGCGAGCTCGAGCACCCGGCCGCCGTACGCAAAAGGCTTGATGATCATCTGGTCCGGCTGGAAGCCGGCCTGGCCGATGCCCGCCGCGAGCTCCTCCGCCTGCACACCCTGCTCGATCTGGAGGAGACCCCGATGACCCGAGTGACACTGTCCGCCGCCGATCTCACGGCCGCGCTCGACGCGGTCCGGTTCGCCGCGACCGACCCGATCCCCGATGCGCCGTTCCCGGGCGGCGTGCTGTTCGAGACCGGCGACGGCACGCTGACCGTGGTCGCGACCGATCGCTACCGGCTCGCCGTGGCCACCGCCCCGGCCACCGTCGACGGCCCCGCGGCGCGGCAGTACCTGCCGCTGGCCTTCGCCGACCAGCTCCGGCGGATCGGTTCCGGACCGCTGACCCTCGAGATCGATCCGGCTTCGGTACGCGTCGAGCACTCCCGCCTCGAGCTGCGGACCACACCGCTGGAGGTGGACTTCCCGGACTATCGCCGGCTGATCGGGCCCGGCGGCGCGGCCACCCGCCGGATCGCCGTCGACCCGGATCGGCTGCGCGAGCTGGTGACCGGAGCCCCCGAGGTGCGCCGGGAGCACGCCGGCGCGGACTACCCGGTCACCATCCTCGCGGTGGGCCCGGCGGGCGAGCTGCGACTGGCCACCGAGGACGAGTGGACCGCCGGCGACGACGCGCACGTGGCGGTGAACCGGGAGTTCCTGCTCCAGGCGGTGGACGCCGGCGGCTCCGGTCAGCTGCTGCTCGACCTGGATGGTCCGGTCCACCCGCTGACCATCCGCAGCGCCGCCGACGACTCACGTTTCTCCCTGCTCATGCCGGTCCGCGCCTGA
- a CDS encoding class I SAM-dependent methyltransferase produces MRNSPPDDDLNATAAGASMTGWEFAWLDGLAVASEPSWSFPEIARPLVRTAGSLLDLDTGGGELLAEFVPLPAHTVAVESWARNTPAARERLAPFGVEVLTELPAGEDEFDLVLSRHGRLPAADIARLLKPGGVLLTQQVGSDDLAELNDALGAPPPHPRRWDAEVAANALTAAGLLVTDVREEHPGLAFRDIRAVIHHLRTVPWQVRDFSPQKYERELARLTAVIRARGEFTARAHRFLVQARRPAQA; encoded by the coding sequence GTGCGCAACAGCCCGCCGGATGACGACCTCAACGCCACGGCGGCCGGCGCGTCCATGACCGGGTGGGAGTTCGCCTGGCTGGACGGGCTGGCCGTCGCGTCCGAGCCGTCCTGGTCGTTCCCGGAGATCGCCCGCCCGCTGGTGCGCACCGCCGGCAGCCTGCTCGACCTGGACACCGGCGGCGGCGAGCTGCTCGCCGAGTTCGTCCCGCTGCCGGCGCACACCGTCGCGGTGGAGAGCTGGGCGCGCAACACGCCGGCCGCCCGGGAGCGGCTGGCTCCGTTCGGCGTCGAGGTGCTCACCGAGCTGCCCGCCGGGGAGGACGAGTTCGACCTGGTGCTCAGCCGGCACGGGCGGCTCCCCGCGGCGGACATCGCCCGCCTGCTCAAACCCGGCGGTGTGCTGCTGACCCAGCAGGTCGGCAGCGACGACCTGGCCGAGCTGAACGACGCGCTCGGCGCTCCGCCGCCGCACCCCCGGCGCTGGGACGCCGAGGTCGCGGCGAACGCGCTGACCGCGGCCGGCCTGCTGGTGACCGACGTCCGTGAGGAGCACCCGGGGCTCGCGTTCCGGGACATCCGGGCGGTGATCCACCACCTGCGCACGGTGCCCTGGCAGGTCCGCGACTTCAGCCCGCAGAAATACGAACGGGAGCTGGCCCGGCTCACCGCGGTGATCCGGGCGCGGGGCGAGTTCACCGCCCGGGCACACCGGTTCCTGGTCCAGGCCCGCCGCCCGGCGCAGGCGTGA
- a CDS encoding SDR family oxidoreductase codes for MTRISVVTGASGGIGRAVARRLAARGDAVALLARGEEGLEGAAEDVRRAGGTALPITVDMADHQAVEAAADQVEKELGPIGLWVNNAFSSVFAPFVEIEMPEFVRTTEVSYLGYVYGTRAALSRMRTRDQGAIVQVGSALAYRGIPLQSAYCGAKHAIQGFTESLRVELLHEKSNVHVTMVQMPAVNTPQFGWVLSRLPKKAQPVAPIYQPEIAARAVEYAADHPKRREYWVGGSTALTLAANAIAPGILDRYLARTGFKGQQTGEPRPADQPANLWHPADQRTDEGAHGDFDDRSTPRSLQLWASQHHGVLAAAGAGLVAAGAAWAFGRR; via the coding sequence ATGACCAGGATTTCGGTAGTGACCGGCGCGAGCGGTGGAATCGGCCGGGCGGTCGCCCGGCGCCTGGCGGCCCGGGGCGACGCGGTCGCCCTGCTGGCCCGCGGCGAGGAGGGACTGGAGGGGGCGGCCGAGGACGTCCGGCGAGCCGGTGGCACCGCGTTGCCGATCACCGTGGACATGGCCGACCACCAGGCGGTGGAGGCGGCGGCGGATCAGGTGGAGAAGGAGCTCGGTCCGATCGGGCTCTGGGTCAACAACGCGTTCTCCAGCGTCTTCGCCCCGTTCGTGGAGATCGAGATGCCGGAGTTCGTGCGCACCACCGAGGTCAGCTACCTGGGTTACGTCTACGGCACCCGGGCCGCGCTGTCCCGGATGCGAACCCGGGACCAGGGCGCGATCGTGCAGGTCGGCTCGGCGCTGGCGTATCGCGGGATCCCGTTGCAGAGCGCGTACTGCGGGGCCAAGCACGCGATCCAGGGGTTCACCGAGTCGCTGCGGGTGGAGCTGCTGCACGAGAAGAGCAACGTGCACGTGACAATGGTGCAGATGCCGGCGGTGAACACCCCGCAGTTCGGCTGGGTGCTGTCCCGGCTGCCGAAGAAGGCACAGCCGGTCGCGCCGATCTACCAGCCGGAGATCGCGGCGCGGGCCGTCGAGTACGCCGCCGACCACCCGAAGCGCCGGGAGTACTGGGTGGGCGGGTCGACAGCGCTGACCCTCGCGGCGAACGCGATCGCGCCCGGCATCCTGGACCGCTACCTGGCCCGGACCGGCTTCAAGGGTCAGCAGACCGGCGAGCCCCGGCCGGCCGACCAGCCGGCCAACCTGTGGCACCCGGCCGACCAGCGGACCGACGAGGGCGCCCACGGCGACTTCGACGACCGGTCCACGCCGCGGAGTCTGCAGCTCTGGGCCTCCCAGCACCACGGCGTGCTGGCCGCGGCCGGCGCCGGCCTGGTCGCCGCCGGAGCCGCCTGGGCCTTCGGCCGCCGCTGA
- a CDS encoding DUF4407 domain-containing protein — MRTGLGHLLLRVANVNPRSVTTHSDRVLYRSIGVFILLYFLYATLGGAAFVDASSGYRHPWYQWLVGPLVAVGVVAYDRAVVGRVGVNYERLDSTDPHLLLRPPTVGLYLGRIGLALLFAVVVTEPLMLARYRGEIDARLAEIHNTQLSRLDAGGAVAGYQARLAELRAQTGADDAAVRSLTDRAAGKRRDARTLYRQALADSRGSGVTHSPGCPPGGYCADLVRRSRSLDTQAAALDRQAARLQRDQRPERAARATEQSRLASLATAERAANAAVVRGDSGFGARTAAMWRLVTADFWGVGVYYLGIALLMVALDCAAIGLKFASRGNAYERNEARAARLREHEAALIHEREVHDARTYGDATAKVVADGIEAASHDVRLARAATDRARAVLHTAVVVDPADLDGSYYRSRVDA; from the coding sequence ATGCGCACGGGCCTCGGGCACCTGCTGCTGCGGGTGGCGAACGTGAATCCGCGCAGCGTGACGACGCACTCGGATCGCGTGCTGTATCGCTCGATCGGCGTCTTCATCCTGCTCTACTTCCTCTACGCGACCCTCGGCGGCGCGGCCTTCGTCGACGCCAGCAGCGGTTACCGGCATCCCTGGTACCAGTGGCTGGTCGGGCCGCTGGTGGCGGTCGGGGTGGTCGCCTACGACCGGGCCGTGGTCGGCCGGGTCGGGGTCAACTACGAGCGCCTCGACTCCACCGACCCGCACCTGCTGCTCCGCCCGCCCACGGTCGGCCTCTACCTGGGGCGGATCGGGCTGGCACTGCTGTTCGCCGTGGTGGTGACCGAACCGCTGATGCTCGCCCGGTACCGCGGTGAGATCGACGCCCGGCTCGCCGAGATCCACAACACCCAGCTCAGCCGGCTGGACGCGGGCGGCGCGGTGGCCGGGTACCAGGCGCGGCTGGCCGAGCTGCGGGCACAGACCGGGGCCGACGACGCCGCGGTCCGCTCGCTCACCGACCGGGCGGCGGGCAAACGCCGGGACGCCCGCACGCTCTACCGCCAGGCCCTGGCCGACTCCCGCGGCTCCGGTGTCACGCACAGCCCCGGCTGCCCGCCCGGCGGCTACTGCGCCGACCTGGTCCGCCGTTCCCGGTCGCTGGACACCCAGGCCGCCGCGCTCGACCGGCAGGCCGCCCGATTGCAGCGCGACCAGCGCCCGGAACGCGCCGCGCGAGCCACCGAACAGTCCCGGCTCGCCTCGCTGGCCACCGCCGAGCGGGCCGCCAACGCCGCTGTGGTGCGCGGTGACTCCGGCTTCGGCGCCCGGACCGCCGCGATGTGGCGTCTGGTGACCGCCGACTTCTGGGGTGTCGGCGTCTACTACCTGGGGATAGCGCTGCTGATGGTGGCACTCGACTGCGCCGCGATCGGCCTCAAGTTCGCGTCCCGGGGCAACGCCTACGAGCGCAACGAGGCCCGCGCGGCCCGGCTCCGCGAGCACGAGGCCGCGCTGATCCACGAGCGCGAGGTGCACGACGCGCGGACCTATGGCGACGCCACCGCGAAGGTGGTCGCCGACGGCATCGAAGCCGCCAGCCACGACGTGCGGCTGGCCCGCGCCGCCACCGACCGCGCCCGCGCCGTCCTGCACACCGCGGTGGTCGTCGACCCCGCCGATCTCGACGGAAGCTACTACCGGTCCCGCGTCGACGCCTGA
- a CDS encoding SIMPL domain-containing protein, whose translation MSSVERLPIVVATGEAVREVPPELATVHVHTVAKGRDREAVLRRLAERSAAAGAVLDEFAAAIERRETTGVQVHPQTKRRGEGVAEYHGSVGTRVLVTDFTVLGDLLLRLAGEELTSVSGPYWQLRPGSRAGAEARRAAVTEALVQAAEYAAAVGARVDRLIEISDVFPAEGFPMAVGGRAMSDSGTLELEPEPQTVHARVRVTVTTSEPTLPI comes from the coding sequence ATGAGCAGTGTGGAGCGCCTCCCGATCGTCGTCGCCACCGGCGAGGCCGTCCGGGAGGTGCCGCCCGAGCTGGCGACCGTCCACGTGCACACGGTCGCCAAGGGCCGGGACCGCGAGGCGGTCCTGCGGCGGCTGGCCGAGCGCTCGGCGGCCGCCGGGGCGGTGCTCGACGAGTTCGCCGCCGCGATCGAGCGCCGGGAGACCACCGGCGTCCAGGTCCACCCGCAGACCAAGCGGCGCGGCGAGGGCGTGGCCGAATATCACGGGAGCGTCGGCACCCGGGTGCTGGTCACCGACTTCACCGTGCTCGGCGATCTGCTGCTGCGGCTCGCCGGTGAGGAGCTGACCTCGGTCTCCGGGCCGTATTGGCAGCTGCGCCCGGGCAGCCGGGCCGGCGCCGAGGCGCGCCGGGCGGCGGTCACCGAGGCGCTGGTCCAGGCCGCTGAGTATGCGGCGGCGGTCGGCGCCCGGGTGGACCGGCTGATCGAGATCAGCGACGTGTTCCCGGCCGAGGGCTTCCCGATGGCGGTCGGCGGCCGGGCCATGAGCGACTCGGGCACCCTCGAGCTGGAGCCCGAGCCGCAGACCGTGCACGCCCGGGTCCGGGTCACCGTCACGACCAGCGAGCCGACGCTGCCGATCTGA
- the dapC gene encoding succinyldiaminopimelate transaminase translates to MEPAKTRAAAHPDGIVDLSVGTPVDPVPQVIRQALVGSADTPGYPLTAGTATLRAAITGWLARACRASGDLGVLPTIGSKELVAWLPTLLGVGPGDRVVIPQVCYPTYEVGVRLAGAEVIRSDSLTAVGPAPVKLVWINSPSNPTGRVLPVEHLRKVVAWARERGAVVVSDECYLSLGWETEPVSVLSDEVTGGDYTGVLAVHSLSKRSNLAGYRAGFVGGDPALVGELLAVRKHGGMIVPAPVQAAMAAALTDEEHVAVQRERYAARREILRSALVKAGFEISHSEAGLYLWATRGEDCWQTVDRLAERGILAAPGAFYGPAAARHVRIALTATDERVAAAADRLADGW, encoded by the coding sequence TTGGAGCCGGCCAAGACCCGCGCCGCCGCCCACCCGGACGGCATCGTCGACCTCTCGGTCGGCACGCCGGTCGATCCGGTCCCGCAGGTCATCCGGCAGGCCCTCGTCGGGTCCGCCGACACGCCCGGCTATCCGCTGACCGCCGGCACCGCGACCCTGCGGGCCGCGATCACCGGCTGGCTGGCCCGGGCCTGTCGCGCCTCCGGTGACCTCGGGGTGCTGCCCACCATCGGCTCCAAGGAGCTGGTCGCCTGGCTGCCGACGCTGCTCGGCGTCGGTCCGGGCGACCGGGTGGTGATCCCGCAGGTCTGCTATCCGACCTACGAGGTCGGCGTGCGCCTGGCCGGCGCCGAGGTGATCCGGTCCGACTCGCTCACCGCGGTCGGGCCGGCGCCCGTGAAGCTGGTCTGGATCAACTCGCCGTCCAACCCGACCGGCCGGGTCCTGCCTGTCGAGCACCTGCGCAAGGTGGTCGCCTGGGCCCGCGAGCGGGGCGCCGTCGTGGTCAGCGACGAGTGCTACCTCTCGCTCGGCTGGGAGACCGAGCCGGTCTCGGTGCTCTCCGACGAGGTCACCGGCGGTGACTACACGGGGGTGCTGGCCGTGCACTCGCTCTCCAAGCGGTCCAACCTGGCCGGCTACCGCGCCGGTTTCGTCGGTGGCGACCCGGCCCTGGTGGGCGAGCTGCTCGCGGTGCGCAAGCACGGCGGCATGATCGTGCCCGCCCCGGTCCAGGCCGCCATGGCCGCCGCGCTCACCGACGAGGAGCACGTGGCCGTCCAGCGCGAGCGTTACGCGGCGCGCCGGGAGATCCTGCGGTCCGCCCTGGTCAAGGCCGGTTTCGAGATCAGTCACTCGGAGGCCGGGCTCTACCTGTGGGCGACCCGCGGGGAGGACTGCTGGCAGACCGTCGACCGGCTGGCCGAGCGGGGCATCCTGGCCGCGCCCGGCGCGTTCTACGGCCCGGCCGCCGCCCGGCACGTCCGGATCGCGCTGACCGCCACCGACGAGCGGGTGGCCGCGGCCGCCGACCGGCTTGCCGACGGCTGGTAA
- the fdxA gene encoding ferredoxin: protein MTYIIAEPCVDVLDKACIEECPVDCIYEGNRMLYIHPDECVDCGACEPVCPVEAIFYEDDVPEQWKDYTNANYEFFEDLGSPGGASKVGKIEKDATFVAAQPPRGDAH from the coding sequence GTGACCTACATCATCGCTGAGCCCTGCGTCGATGTTCTCGACAAGGCATGCATCGAAGAGTGCCCGGTCGACTGCATCTACGAGGGCAACCGGATGCTCTACATCCACCCCGATGAGTGCGTGGACTGCGGGGCCTGTGAGCCCGTGTGCCCCGTCGAGGCGATCTTCTACGAGGACGACGTCCCGGAGCAGTGGAAGGACTACACCAACGCGAACTACGAGTTCTTCGAGGACCTCGGTTCGCCCGGTGGCGCCTCCAAGGTCGGCAAGATCGAGAAGGACGCGACGTTCGTCGCCGCTCAGCCGCCGCGTGGGGACGCACACTGA
- a CDS encoding GNAT family N-acetyltransferase: MLRQQDVGHRVVVRRIVGVSGDRPLYTDALGELVDLSETDLTLATDKGTLRVPLRDVHRAKRVPPARRPHAAAVIALELAADAAWPAPTRATLGSWLLRAAGNWTGRANSALAVGDPDRPLEAAIDAVERWYLEHGQRPLINAPMPLAAPVNAMLDERGWTARPLTLVQTAPLAPILATTGAADLPPVDLADSPGDDWFTMVAAHKGDLPPVAVRILTGVPEKVFAHVRDADGELIAVARGAITGPDRWLGISLLQTVPAARRRGLGRHVVRGLAQWAAQHRATRAYLQVEERNTAAVALYGRLGFSTHHTYLTREAPSGGPPGEA; encoded by the coding sequence GTGCTCCGACAGCAGGATGTGGGACACCGGGTGGTGGTACGGCGAATTGTAGGCGTATCCGGGGATCGGCCGCTGTACACGGATGCGCTCGGTGAGCTCGTGGACCTCAGCGAGACGGATCTCACACTCGCCACCGACAAGGGCACCCTGCGAGTCCCGCTGCGCGACGTGCACCGGGCCAAGCGGGTGCCACCGGCCCGCCGCCCGCACGCGGCCGCGGTGATCGCCCTGGAACTGGCCGCCGACGCGGCCTGGCCGGCCCCGACCCGCGCGACGCTGGGCAGCTGGCTGCTGCGCGCGGCCGGCAACTGGACCGGCCGGGCGAACTCGGCGCTCGCCGTCGGCGACCCGGACCGGCCCCTGGAGGCGGCGATCGACGCCGTCGAGCGGTGGTACCTGGAGCACGGCCAGCGCCCGCTGATCAACGCGCCGATGCCGCTGGCCGCCCCGGTCAACGCGATGCTGGACGAGCGGGGCTGGACGGCCCGGCCGCTCACCCTGGTGCAGACCGCGCCGCTGGCCCCGATCCTGGCCACCACCGGCGCCGCCGACCTGCCGCCGGTCGACCTGGCCGACTCCCCCGGCGACGACTGGTTCACCATGGTCGCGGCGCACAAGGGGGATCTGCCGCCGGTGGCGGTGCGGATCCTGACCGGCGTACCGGAGAAGGTCTTCGCTCACGTCCGGGACGCGGACGGTGAGCTGATCGCCGTCGCCCGCGGCGCGATCACCGGGCCGGACCGCTGGCTGGGGATCTCGCTGCTGCAGACCGTGCCGGCCGCGCGGCGGCGCGGCCTGGGCCGGCACGTGGTCCGCGGCCTCGCCCAGTGGGCCGCGCAGCACCGCGCGACGCGGGCCTACCTGCAGGTGGAGGAGCGCAACACGGCGGCCGTGGCGTTGTACGGCAGACTCGGCTTCAGCACCCACCACACCTACCTGACCAGGGAAGCGCCTAGCGGCGGACCACCCGGCGAGGCTTGA
- the mshB gene encoding N-acetyl-1-D-myo-inositol-2-amino-2-deoxy-alpha-D-glucopyranoside deacetylase, translated as MTVEQTAPDSLPARRLLLVHAHPDDEVIGTGATMAHYASTGAHVTLVTCTLGEEGEIHVPALSQLAAGQADQLGGWRLVEWERACDALGVTDRRMLGGPGRYRDSGMMGLETNRHPRAFWGADLDEAAAHLVEIMREIRPQVMITYDENGFYGHPDHIQAHRVAMRAAELAGADGPAKIYWTAQPLSVLRDGMEAFRESESNPFADVDSVEDLPFGTPDEEIAARIDGTEHYARKTAAMRAHATQIPDNSWLYGMAGDFGGEFMGVEYYTLVKGERGPGEGPHKWESDLFAGLDVADR; from the coding sequence GTGACCGTCGAGCAGACCGCACCCGATTCGCTGCCCGCCCGCCGACTGCTGCTGGTGCACGCCCATCCCGACGACGAGGTCATCGGGACCGGCGCGACCATGGCGCACTACGCCTCCACAGGCGCCCACGTGACACTGGTGACGTGCACCCTCGGCGAGGAGGGCGAGATCCACGTCCCGGCCCTGTCGCAGCTCGCCGCCGGGCAGGCCGACCAGCTCGGTGGCTGGCGGCTGGTCGAGTGGGAGCGGGCCTGCGACGCGCTGGGCGTCACCGACCGGCGCATGCTGGGCGGCCCGGGGCGTTACCGGGACTCCGGCATGATGGGCCTGGAGACCAACCGGCATCCCCGCGCGTTCTGGGGTGCCGACCTGGACGAGGCCGCCGCGCACCTGGTCGAGATCATGCGGGAGATCCGCCCGCAGGTCATGATCACCTATGACGAGAACGGGTTCTACGGTCACCCGGACCACATCCAGGCGCACCGGGTGGCGATGCGCGCCGCCGAGCTGGCCGGTGCGGACGGCCCCGCCAAGATCTACTGGACGGCCCAGCCGCTGAGCGTGCTGCGCGACGGCATGGAGGCGTTCCGGGAGTCGGAGAGCAACCCGTTCGCCGACGTCGACAGCGTCGAGGACCTGCCGTTCGGCACGCCGGACGAGGAGATCGCCGCCCGGATCGACGGCACCGAGCACTATGCGAGAAAGACCGCCGCGATGCGGGCGCACGCCACCCAGATCCCGGACAACTCCTGGCTCTACGGGATGGCCGGCGACTTCGGCGGCGAGTTCATGGGTGTGGAGTACTACACGCTGGTCAAGGGCGAGCGCGGCCCGGGCGAGGGCCCGCACAAGTGGGAGAGCGACCTGTTCGCCGGGCTCGACGTGGCGGATCGATGA